Genomic DNA from Niabella ginsenosidivorans:
TCTCATGCTGGTTTCATTTGCTTTTGATGGTTTTGGTAATTCAGGTGTAAAAGTAGCTTTGCACAGAGGGACGGTCAATCATTAAAAAAGATGATTTTTTAAATTACTAACCCCGTTTTTTACAAAAATCCCGTACATCATAGCCCGCGGTTTAAACCATGGGCTATGATGCGTCAAAAAAAATCATTAAAAAAGATGATAGACTGCATAGCTATTGCTGCTTTTATTTGCAATAACTTTAGAAGATGAAAAAAATTTTGCTGATAGTATTCCTTGGTCTCAGTACTATGACCTGTGTTGCACAGGGATTATTAAAAAAAGACAGCTTGCTGAAACTATTGGCCGCCGCAAAAGATGATACAGCAAAAGTGTTATTATATATAAACATTGGCAACCAATATGAAATGGATGATCCGCAAGTCGCCGGGAAATATTACCAAATGGCTGGCAATCTGAGCAAACACCTTCACCACAAATTAGGTATTATAAAATACATCTCAAACTATACGGCCATTCTTAATATGGCCGGTAAATTCGATAGCGCATTATTATTAAACAAACAATCTTTTCAGATTGCAAGGGAATTAAATAACAAATTATATATTGCTAAAACAGCAGCCAATATTGGTAATAGTTTTAATTATTTAAGCGAATACGATAGTGCCATTTATTATTACGAAACTGCAGGAAAATATTTTGAAGATATGGGTAACAACTACCTTTTGGCCAGGATGTATGAAATGGAGCAACTTGTTTACCAAAATATGAACCAGCACAAAAAAGCGCTGCAATATGGAGAAAAAGCGGTAAAAGAGTTAAGAATTTCAGGAGACAGTATTGATTTAGGTAGATGCCTGCTTAACCTTGCTAATAGTTATCAAGGCAATAATTTTCCCGACTCTGCACTGAGCTGTTATAAAGAAGCGTTGATCATTTCACAAAAAACAAATTATGCACAGGGGGAAGCAGCCAGCCTTTTGGGTATCGGTAATATTTATTTTCACCGCTATGATGCAGACCAAATGAAGCCTTGCTTTGAAAAAGCGCTTGCAATATCACAGCAATTAGGCGATCCGCAAGGTCAGTTAATAGCATCAAGAGGCATGGCGCTTTATTATCTTTTAAAAAAGGAGCTGAATAAGGCAAAAATATATTGTGCCGCTTCCGTAAAATTAGCCGATAGTTTAGGTACAAAATATGATAAATATGAGTCGATGCATGTCTTGTCTTCTATATTTTATGCACAGCATGATATTATAGAAGCTGAAAAAACAAGGGACAAAATGCAGGTGTTAGAAAACGAAATTAGAGGAGACGAGTTGCAACAGAAAACCATTTCAATAGAAAAGAAGTTTGAAACCGAGAAAAAGGAAGCACAGATAAAATTGCAGCAAACACAACTCAGGCAAAAAACTATGCTCAATTATTTGCTTTTTGTCGGGGCCGGGGCCCTACTGCTTATATCGCTGCTGGGCTACCGCAATCATCGCAACAGGCAAAAACTGCAACAGGCAAAGATTGATGAGCTTGAAACCGAAAAAAGGCTTACTGCTACCGAAGCTGTACTATTAGGGGAAGAACAGGAGCGCACGCGCCTCGCAAGAGACCTGCACGACGGGCTGGGCGGCATGTTGAGCGGTATAAAATTTTCATTAAGCAATATGAAAGAGAATTTAATTATGACGCCTGACAATGCGCAGGCTTTTGAGCGCAGCATGGATATGCTGGACAGCTCCATAAGGGAGATGCGCCGTGTGGCGCATAATATGATGCCCGAAATGCTGGTAAAATACGGATTGGATACAGCGCTGAAAGAGTTTTGCGATGAAATAACCCGCAGCGGCGTTACAACGGTGAACTATCAATCCGTTGCCATGCAGGACGCGGTCCTGGGGCAAACGCAATCCGTTACCATATATCGCATTGTGCAGGAGCTGGTAAACAATGCCATTAAACACGCCAATGCTCATAATGTGCTGGTGCAACTGCACCTGCACAGGCAGGAGCGATTGCTGGCCGTAACCGTAGAGAACAACGGCAGCGGGTTTGATACCAGGGCAATGACAGATACGGGCGGCATAGGCTGGAAAAATATCCAGAGCCGTGTAAATTTTTTACAGGGTAAGTTAGATATACAATCTGCTCCCGACAGCGGCACCTCCGTAATGATAGAAATTAATATCTGATGGCGGTAAGTATTTTTATAGTAGATGACCATTATATGGTAATTGAAGGCATCCGTTCTTTATTGCAGCATGAAAAGGAAATGGACTGGCTGGGGCATGCCACCAATGCCATGTCCTGCCTCAGCTTTCTAAGACAACAGCAGCCGGATATTATACTCATGGATGTGAGCCTGCCCGATAAAAACGGCACGGAACTGTGCAAAGAAGTAAAGCTGCTGTATCCTTCAGTATTTGTATTGGGCCTCAGCACATTTAACCAGCAGGCAGTTATCCGCAATATGATAGAAAACGGCGCATCGGGGTATGTGCTCAAAAACGCATCTAAAGAAGAATTGCTCGAAGCCATTGCGGCGGTAATAAAAGGCAAAACTTATTTAAGCCATGAAGCTGCGCTTTCCATGAAGGAAACGGTCAAAGATATTCCCCTTATTACCCGAAGGGAAAAGGAAATTCTGGCCCTCATTGCCGAAGGGCTTACCAACGCGGAAATATCCGAAAAGTTATTCATCAGTATTCCCACCGTAAACACGCATCGCAGAAGCCTTCTGGAAAAATTTGATGTAAAAAACACCGCTACGCTTATTGGCAGGGCAATAAAGACGGGATTGATATAAATATGTTTTACCCCTGCCTGTATTGCAGTTTTTCAACACGCTCAAAAAAAAGGAACCTAATACTTCCGATTTTTCGTATTGTTGTGTAGTTTACTTTAATATGACTTATTTATTGCTGTCCGGTAAAAACCATAAAATATGGCAGAGCTCCTTTACGGTATCGTGTGCCATCGGTTTTTGAAGCAGGAATATCTCTCTGATTTTGAACAGCATACCACATTGAGCTATATATAGTCATTTTAATTTTAGCAGGCAACAGAATAGTGAAAAAGAATAAAATTATTTTATGGGGCGCATGTCGCAATACGGACCTACAGCAATTTGCAAAATTAAAAACAAAGCCTTCCTAACTTTGTTTTATCTTTTATCATTATGGAAACAACATTCAGAAACAAAGTTGCGGAAAGCGGTATCATTACCCTGAACCTGGAAGATTATTACCCGCAGGAGCCCGTATTGCTTTTTGACATAAAGGATTACCTGTTTATGGGCATGATCCTGAAGGAGAAAGACTTCCGTGCGGCGTTAAAAGAGCAGGACTGGACCGTTTATAAAAATAAGGGGGTGGGCATTGTTTGTACGGCCGACGCTATTATTCCCCTTTGGGCTTATATGCTGATTGTGAGCTACCTGCAGCCTGTTGCCGCCTTTGTGCACCTGGGCGATGAAGCTACCGTAAAGAACAAACAACTCCTGAAAGCAATTGAGGCGCTTGATGTCAATGCTTTCCTGGACGCACGTATAGTGATAAAAGGTTGTGGTGATATTCCCGTTTCCGAAGAAGCCTATGCCCAGGTAGCGCTGAAGCTGTTGCCGGTAGTAAAAAGCCTGATGTACGGTGAGCCTTGCAGCACCGTGCCGGTATATAAGCGAAAATAAGATTTAAAACCAGCCCTTTCTTTTAAAGACCCACAGCATCCACAGGGGGATTAATATCATTGCGCCAACCGCTATCCAGAAACCAAAATGGTGACTGGTGAGCGGGATCACGTTAAAATTCATCCCGAATATGCCTCCGATAACCGTAGCAGGAGCCAGCAGGCAGGTAACAATGGCCATTACTTTCATGACCTCGTTCATTTTTAAATTCACATTGCTGAGATAAAGATCCTGCATTCCCATCAGTACATCGCGATAGTTATCTACCAGGTCAATGGCCTGTACAATATGATCGTATACATCTTTATAATACCGTTCATTGCTTTCGGTCAGCAGGTCGTTTTCGCTTTTTATGATCCCGCTGATCACTTCCCGCACCGGGTAAATGGTTCTTTTCAAGATAATGAGCTCTTTTCTTAAAGAGTTAATATAGGCAAGCGTGCGTTTACCGGAGCTCTTTATAATCTCCTCCTCCAGGTCTTCAATTTCATCGCCCAGCTTGTCCATTACAATAAAATAGTGGTCAACAATGGTATCCAGCAGTGTATAATACAGGTAATCTGCCTCTTTGGTACGGGTTTTACTGGTGGGCAGCTTCAGCCGTTCCCGCAAAGCGCTGAAAACATCCCGCGTAATATCCTCCTGGAAAGTGATCACAAAGTTTTTACCCAATACCAGCGCTATCTGTTCATAATCTACCGATTTTTTCTGCTCATTATAATACAACATATCCATGAGACAGAAAAGAATGTCGTCAATCTCATCCATTTTGGGGCGCTGGCCTACGCTTAAAATATCTTCCTGCAACAGCGGGTGAACGCCAAACCGGTTACCAATGGCCTCCACATCACTTTTGCGCAACCCGTCTATATTGATCCATACGATCTTATTGCTTTTTTTCAGGTTCAGGGCCTCATCAAGCGAAAGATCCTTTAGCTCTTCTATGGATGCTTTGTTATAGCAATAAGCCGTTATTACCACCCTCTGAGCTTCTTCCCGCCTGGGAATAATTGTTGGATTGACCGATAAGATCTCTTTTGTTCTTTCAGTTCCGAAAAGGTCCATCAGGTTGGGTAAAAAAAGCTTCAGGTATTTATCCGGGCGAACCTTCATGTATGGATGGTGATTTTATATTATTGCACAAATGTATCGGATTTGTATCACTTTATTTTACAGCACAGGAACCGGTCCCGTTATTGCGGAAATAATGTACAGCACACCAATAATGATTGCCGCAATACCCAAACGGCCCTGCCTGGGGCGCAGCCGGTCCAGTAATTGTGCCCCTTTTTCTGCTGCTTTTTTATTTTCTGAAAGCACATATTGCTGAATAAAACCATATCCCAGCAAAAAGCCCAGCGCTGCGGCTACCAACCCTGTAGCCAGCCATAAGCACCAATAAACAGG
This window encodes:
- a CDS encoding DUF2480 family protein, which translates into the protein METTFRNKVAESGIITLNLEDYYPQEPVLLFDIKDYLFMGMILKEKDFRAALKEQDWTVYKNKGVGIVCTADAIIPLWAYMLIVSYLQPVAAFVHLGDEATVKNKQLLKAIEALDVNAFLDARIVIKGCGDIPVSEEAYAQVALKLLPVVKSLMYGEPCSTVPVYKRK
- a CDS encoding tetratricopeptide repeat-containing sensor histidine kinase; the encoded protein is MKKILLIVFLGLSTMTCVAQGLLKKDSLLKLLAAAKDDTAKVLLYINIGNQYEMDDPQVAGKYYQMAGNLSKHLHHKLGIIKYISNYTAILNMAGKFDSALLLNKQSFQIARELNNKLYIAKTAANIGNSFNYLSEYDSAIYYYETAGKYFEDMGNNYLLARMYEMEQLVYQNMNQHKKALQYGEKAVKELRISGDSIDLGRCLLNLANSYQGNNFPDSALSCYKEALIISQKTNYAQGEAASLLGIGNIYFHRYDADQMKPCFEKALAISQQLGDPQGQLIASRGMALYYLLKKELNKAKIYCAASVKLADSLGTKYDKYESMHVLSSIFYAQHDIIEAEKTRDKMQVLENEIRGDELQQKTISIEKKFETEKKEAQIKLQQTQLRQKTMLNYLLFVGAGALLLISLLGYRNHRNRQKLQQAKIDELETEKRLTATEAVLLGEEQERTRLARDLHDGLGGMLSGIKFSLSNMKENLIMTPDNAQAFERSMDMLDSSIREMRRVAHNMMPEMLVKYGLDTALKEFCDEITRSGVTTVNYQSVAMQDAVLGQTQSVTIYRIVQELVNNAIKHANAHNVLVQLHLHRQERLLAVTVENNGSGFDTRAMTDTGGIGWKNIQSRVNFLQGKLDIQSAPDSGTSVMIEINI
- the corA gene encoding magnesium/cobalt transporter CorA; amino-acid sequence: MKVRPDKYLKLFLPNLMDLFGTERTKEILSVNPTIIPRREEAQRVVITAYCYNKASIEELKDLSLDEALNLKKSNKIVWINIDGLRKSDVEAIGNRFGVHPLLQEDILSVGQRPKMDEIDDILFCLMDMLYYNEQKKSVDYEQIALVLGKNFVITFQEDITRDVFSALRERLKLPTSKTRTKEADYLYYTLLDTIVDHYFIVMDKLGDEIEDLEEEIIKSSGKRTLAYINSLRKELIILKRTIYPVREVISGIIKSENDLLTESNERYYKDVYDHIVQAIDLVDNYRDVLMGMQDLYLSNVNLKMNEVMKVMAIVTCLLAPATVIGGIFGMNFNVIPLTSHHFGFWIAVGAMILIPLWMLWVFKRKGWF
- a CDS encoding response regulator, with protein sequence MAVSIFIVDDHYMVIEGIRSLLQHEKEMDWLGHATNAMSCLSFLRQQQPDIILMDVSLPDKNGTELCKEVKLLYPSVFVLGLSTFNQQAVIRNMIENGASGYVLKNASKEELLEAIAAVIKGKTYLSHEAALSMKETVKDIPLITRREKEILALIAEGLTNAEISEKLFISIPTVNTHRRSLLEKFDVKNTATLIGRAIKTGLI